The proteins below come from a single Hemibagrus wyckioides isolate EC202008001 linkage group LG22, SWU_Hwy_1.0, whole genome shotgun sequence genomic window:
- the LOC131343067 gene encoding H-2 class I histocompatibility antigen, Q10 alpha chain-like isoform X3, with protein sequence MEDSSIIIKVLHFCTVCLFLPSAVTHTLLYLYTAVRSGINFSEFSAVGLMDGEQCVYYDSNITKMIPKTEWMQKISTDDPDYWNRETQRMRHRQDQFQDTVAAVRKSLNINGGVHTLQRMYGCELYDDGTTRGYDQYAYDGEDFISLNLTTGTWTAAKPQAVMFIKVWDPKGAKAQYWQSYLKSDCIDQLRKFVSYSRETLERKVPPTASVFQKHSPSPEVVCHATGFFPKAVNITWRKDGEDVNEDVELRETLPNQDGSFQKRSILKVPAEDLQKHTYTCVIQHSSLKEELVLYVNEQQITKDGGSGGWKTGVVVPVVVVAVLVAVVAGVFIWIKKKGSGVQSPQVQTGAELHPLNTPHSDVPV encoded by the exons ATGGAGGACAGCAGCATTATAATAAAAGTTCTTCATTTTTGCACAGTTTGTCTTTTTCTGCCATCAGCAG tcacacacactctgctgtaCCTCTACACTGCTGTCAGATCAGGAATAAATTTCTCAGAGTTCTCTGCTGTGGGTCTGATGGAtggagagcagtgtgtgtactATGACAGTAACATCACAAAGATGATCCCAAAGACGGAGTGGATGCAGAAGATCAGCACTGATGATCCAGATTACTGGAACAGAGAGACACAGCGTATGAGGCATCGTCAGGACCAATTCCAAGACACAGTGGCTGCAGTAAGGAAGAGCTTGAATATAAATGGAG gagtccACACACTCCAGAGGATGTACGGCTGTGAGCTCTATGATGACGGCACCACTAGAGGATATGATCAGTACGCTTATGATGGAGAAGATTTCATCAGTCTGAATCTGACAACTGGAACCTGGACTGCAGCTAAACCACAAGCTGTGATGTTTATAAAGGTGTGGGATCCTAAAGGAGCAAAGGCTCAATACTGGCAGAGCTACCTGAAGAGTGATTGTATTGATCAGTTACGAAAGTTTGTGTcttacagcagagagactctggAGAGGAAAG tTCCTCCTACAGCATCAGTGTTCCAGAAACACTCGCCTTCTCCAGAGGTGGTGTGTCACGCTACAGGTTTCTTCCCCAAAGCAGTGAATATCACCTGGAGGAAGGACGGAGAGGACGTGAACGAGGACGTGGAGCTCAGAGAGACGTTACCCAACCAGGATGGAAGCTTCCAGAAGAGAAGCATTCTGAAAGTCCCAGCTGAGgatctgcagaaacacacctacacctgcgTGATTCAGCACAGCAGCTTGAAGGAGGAGTTAGTGCTGTATGTGAACGAGCAGCAAATCACAAAAG ATGGAGGATCAGGTGGATGGAAGACTGGCGTTGTTGTTCCTGTAGTCGTAGTTGCTGttcttgttgctgttgttgctggaGTATTCATCTGGATAAAGAAAAAGGGGTCTGGTGTGCAAAGTCCCCAAGTTCAGACAGGAGCTGAGTTACATCCCTtaaat ACTCCACACAGTGACGTTCCAGTCTAA
- the LOC131343067 gene encoding H-2 class I histocompatibility antigen, Q10 alpha chain-like isoform X2 encodes MEDSSIIIKVLHFCTVCLFLPSAVASICLLILCVCALGGLIHSVVTHTLLYLYTAVRSGINFSEFSAVGLMDGEQCVYYDSNITKMIPKTEWMQKISTDDPDYWNRETQRMRHRQDQFQDTVAACVCVCVCVGVHTLQRMYGCELYDDGTTRGYDQYAYDGEDFISLNLTTGTWTAAKPQAVMFIKVWDPKGAKAQYWQSYLKSDCIDQLRKFVSYSRETLERKVPPTASVFQKHSPSPEVVCHATGFFPKAVNITWRKDGEDVNEDVELRETLPNQDGSFQKRSILKVPAEDLQKHTYTCVIQHSSLKEELVLYVNEQQITKDGGSGGWKTGVVVPVVVVAVLVAVVAGVFIWIKKKGSGVQSPQVQTGAELHPLNTPHSDVPV; translated from the exons ATGGAGGACAGCAGCATTATAATAAAAGTTCTTCATTTTTGCACAGTTTGTCTTTTTCTGCCATCAGCAG ttGCTTCCATCTGCTtactgattttgtgtgtgtgtgcattgggTGGCCTTATTCATTCAGTAG tcacacacactctgctgtaCCTCTACACTGCTGTCAGATCAGGAATAAATTTCTCAGAGTTCTCTGCTGTGGGTCTGATGGAtggagagcagtgtgtgtactATGACAGTAACATCACAAAGATGATCCCAAAGACGGAGTGGATGCAGAAGATCAGCACTGATGATCCAGATTACTGGAACAGAGAGACACAGCGTATGAGGCATCGTCAGGACCAATTCCAAGACACAGTGGCTGCA tgtgtgtgtgtgtgtgtgtgtgtaggagtccACACACTCCAGAGGATGTACGGCTGTGAGCTCTATGATGACGGCACCACTAGAGGATATGATCAGTACGCTTATGATGGAGAAGATTTCATCAGTCTGAATCTGACAACTGGAACCTGGACTGCAGCTAAACCACAAGCTGTGATGTTTATAAAGGTGTGGGATCCTAAAGGAGCAAAGGCTCAATACTGGCAGAGCTACCTGAAGAGTGATTGTATTGATCAGTTACGAAAGTTTGTGTcttacagcagagagactctggAGAGGAAAG tTCCTCCTACAGCATCAGTGTTCCAGAAACACTCGCCTTCTCCAGAGGTGGTGTGTCACGCTACAGGTTTCTTCCCCAAAGCAGTGAATATCACCTGGAGGAAGGACGGAGAGGACGTGAACGAGGACGTGGAGCTCAGAGAGACGTTACCCAACCAGGATGGAAGCTTCCAGAAGAGAAGCATTCTGAAAGTCCCAGCTGAGgatctgcagaaacacacctacacctgcgTGATTCAGCACAGCAGCTTGAAGGAGGAGTTAGTGCTGTATGTGAACGAGCAGCAAATCACAAAAG ATGGAGGATCAGGTGGATGGAAGACTGGCGTTGTTGTTCCTGTAGTCGTAGTTGCTGttcttgttgctgttgttgctggaGTATTCATCTGGATAAAGAAAAAGGGGTCTGGTGTGCAAAGTCCCCAAGTTCAGACAGGAGCTGAGTTACATCCCTtaaat ACTCCACACAGTGACGTTCCAGTCTAA
- the LOC131343067 gene encoding H-2 class I histocompatibility antigen, Q9 alpha chain-like isoform X1, translating into MEDSSIIIKVLHFCTVCLFLPSAVASICLLILCVCALGGLIHSVVTHTLLYLYTAVRSGINFSEFSAVGLMDGEQCVYYDSNITKMIPKTEWMQKISTDDPDYWNRETQRMRHRQDQFQDTVAAVRKSLNINGGVHTLQRMYGCELYDDGTTRGYDQYAYDGEDFISLNLTTGTWTAAKPQAVMFIKVWDPKGAKAQYWQSYLKSDCIDQLRKFVSYSRETLERKVPPTASVFQKHSPSPEVVCHATGFFPKAVNITWRKDGEDVNEDVELRETLPNQDGSFQKRSILKVPAEDLQKHTYTCVIQHSSLKEELVLYVNEQQITKDGGSGGWKTGVVVPVVVVAVLVAVVAGVFIWIKKKGSGVQSPQVQTGAELHPLNTPHSDVPV; encoded by the exons ATGGAGGACAGCAGCATTATAATAAAAGTTCTTCATTTTTGCACAGTTTGTCTTTTTCTGCCATCAGCAG ttGCTTCCATCTGCTtactgattttgtgtgtgtgtgcattgggTGGCCTTATTCATTCAGTAG tcacacacactctgctgtaCCTCTACACTGCTGTCAGATCAGGAATAAATTTCTCAGAGTTCTCTGCTGTGGGTCTGATGGAtggagagcagtgtgtgtactATGACAGTAACATCACAAAGATGATCCCAAAGACGGAGTGGATGCAGAAGATCAGCACTGATGATCCAGATTACTGGAACAGAGAGACACAGCGTATGAGGCATCGTCAGGACCAATTCCAAGACACAGTGGCTGCAGTAAGGAAGAGCTTGAATATAAATGGAG gagtccACACACTCCAGAGGATGTACGGCTGTGAGCTCTATGATGACGGCACCACTAGAGGATATGATCAGTACGCTTATGATGGAGAAGATTTCATCAGTCTGAATCTGACAACTGGAACCTGGACTGCAGCTAAACCACAAGCTGTGATGTTTATAAAGGTGTGGGATCCTAAAGGAGCAAAGGCTCAATACTGGCAGAGCTACCTGAAGAGTGATTGTATTGATCAGTTACGAAAGTTTGTGTcttacagcagagagactctggAGAGGAAAG tTCCTCCTACAGCATCAGTGTTCCAGAAACACTCGCCTTCTCCAGAGGTGGTGTGTCACGCTACAGGTTTCTTCCCCAAAGCAGTGAATATCACCTGGAGGAAGGACGGAGAGGACGTGAACGAGGACGTGGAGCTCAGAGAGACGTTACCCAACCAGGATGGAAGCTTCCAGAAGAGAAGCATTCTGAAAGTCCCAGCTGAGgatctgcagaaacacacctacacctgcgTGATTCAGCACAGCAGCTTGAAGGAGGAGTTAGTGCTGTATGTGAACGAGCAGCAAATCACAAAAG ATGGAGGATCAGGTGGATGGAAGACTGGCGTTGTTGTTCCTGTAGTCGTAGTTGCTGttcttgttgctgttgttgctggaGTATTCATCTGGATAAAGAAAAAGGGGTCTGGTGTGCAAAGTCCCCAAGTTCAGACAGGAGCTGAGTTACATCCCTtaaat ACTCCACACAGTGACGTTCCAGTCTAA
- the LOC131343067 gene encoding BOLA class I histocompatibility antigen, alpha chain BL3-6-like isoform X4 — protein sequence MDGEQCVYYDSNITKMIPKTEWMQKISTDDPDYWNRETQRMRHRQDQFQDTVAACVCVCVCVGVHTLQRMYGCELYDDGTTRGYDQYAYDGEDFISLNLTTGTWTAAKPQAVMFIKVWDPKGAKAQYWQSYLKSDCIDQLRKFVSYSRETLERKVPPTASVFQKHSPSPEVVCHATGFFPKAVNITWRKDGEDVNEDVELRETLPNQDGSFQKRSILKVPAEDLQKHTYTCVIQHSSLKEELVLYVNEQQITKDGGSGGWKTGVVVPVVVVAVLVAVVAGVFIWIKKKGSGVQSPQVQTGAELHPLNTPHSDVPV from the exons ATGGAtggagagcagtgtgtgtactATGACAGTAACATCACAAAGATGATCCCAAAGACGGAGTGGATGCAGAAGATCAGCACTGATGATCCAGATTACTGGAACAGAGAGACACAGCGTATGAGGCATCGTCAGGACCAATTCCAAGACACAGTGGCTGCA tgtgtgtgtgtgtgtgtgtgtgtaggagtccACACACTCCAGAGGATGTACGGCTGTGAGCTCTATGATGACGGCACCACTAGAGGATATGATCAGTACGCTTATGATGGAGAAGATTTCATCAGTCTGAATCTGACAACTGGAACCTGGACTGCAGCTAAACCACAAGCTGTGATGTTTATAAAGGTGTGGGATCCTAAAGGAGCAAAGGCTCAATACTGGCAGAGCTACCTGAAGAGTGATTGTATTGATCAGTTACGAAAGTTTGTGTcttacagcagagagactctggAGAGGAAAG tTCCTCCTACAGCATCAGTGTTCCAGAAACACTCGCCTTCTCCAGAGGTGGTGTGTCACGCTACAGGTTTCTTCCCCAAAGCAGTGAATATCACCTGGAGGAAGGACGGAGAGGACGTGAACGAGGACGTGGAGCTCAGAGAGACGTTACCCAACCAGGATGGAAGCTTCCAGAAGAGAAGCATTCTGAAAGTCCCAGCTGAGgatctgcagaaacacacctacacctgcgTGATTCAGCACAGCAGCTTGAAGGAGGAGTTAGTGCTGTATGTGAACGAGCAGCAAATCACAAAAG ATGGAGGATCAGGTGGATGGAAGACTGGCGTTGTTGTTCCTGTAGTCGTAGTTGCTGttcttgttgctgttgttgctggaGTATTCATCTGGATAAAGAAAAAGGGGTCTGGTGTGCAAAGTCCCCAAGTTCAGACAGGAGCTGAGTTACATCCCTtaaat ACTCCACACAGTGACGTTCCAGTCTAA